One region of Syntrophobacter fumaroxidans MPOB genomic DNA includes:
- the gpmI gene encoding 2,3-bisphosphoglycerate-independent phosphoglycerate mutase, whose amino-acid sequence MAASSTHGKSHRPKPLVFVVMDGIGYRENQLGNAVAQAYTPNLDWLLQNCPYTLLKAHGTAVGLPSDSDMGNSEVGHNAIGAGRLFPQGAKLVNEAIASGRIFQGKGWRRLVDFAQAHRGTFHFIGLFSDGNVHSHLDHLRAMLLHLAFEEKMPRVRVHILLDGRDVGETSALEYVLPFEKFLRDINTRANADYRIAGGGGRMKITMDRYEADWDMVLLGWKTHVAGEGRAFASAEEAILTYRRENPGVIDQDLPPFVIADESGPVGRIQDGDSVVYFNFRGDRAIEITRAFEEKDFKVFERDPNPHVFYAGMMEYDTELHIPRNYLVEPPRIEHTMNEYLCARGLRLMAISETQKFGHVTYFWNGNRSGKIDERLEQYVEIRSDKVPFQERPWMKAAEITDRVLRGIRSHRYDMIRLNFPNGDMVGHTGVFQSARIAVEAVDLSLGRIMAAAREAGGILVVTADHGNAEEMYETDKAGNVKRGPNGEPRAKTAHTLNPVWFIVYDTSGTRTVRFNPAIEKPGLTNIAATCFQLLNLAPPEMYDPPLLEN is encoded by the coding sequence ATGGCGGCAAGTTCAACTCATGGTAAGAGTCACCGTCCGAAACCGCTGGTCTTCGTGGTGATGGACGGCATCGGATATCGCGAAAACCAGCTCGGCAATGCGGTTGCGCAGGCATACACCCCGAATCTGGACTGGCTGCTCCAAAACTGCCCGTATACCCTGCTCAAGGCTCACGGCACCGCCGTGGGACTGCCCTCCGACTCGGACATGGGCAACTCCGAGGTAGGGCACAACGCCATCGGGGCCGGGAGGCTCTTTCCTCAAGGGGCGAAGCTGGTCAATGAAGCCATCGCTTCGGGGCGGATTTTCCAGGGCAAAGGTTGGCGCCGCCTGGTGGATTTCGCCCAAGCGCACCGCGGCACGTTCCATTTCATCGGGCTCTTCTCCGACGGCAACGTGCACAGCCACCTCGACCATCTCAGAGCCATGCTGCTGCACCTGGCATTCGAGGAAAAGATGCCGCGGGTCAGGGTCCACATCCTGCTGGACGGCCGCGATGTCGGGGAGACCTCCGCTCTCGAATACGTCCTTCCGTTCGAGAAGTTCCTGCGGGACATCAACACGCGGGCAAACGCGGATTACCGCATTGCCGGCGGAGGCGGGCGGATGAAGATCACCATGGACCGCTATGAAGCCGACTGGGACATGGTGCTCCTGGGCTGGAAGACACACGTGGCCGGCGAGGGCCGCGCCTTTGCCTCCGCCGAAGAGGCCATCCTGACCTACCGCCGGGAAAATCCCGGGGTCATCGACCAGGATCTGCCTCCTTTCGTCATCGCCGACGAAAGCGGACCGGTCGGGAGAATTCAGGACGGCGATTCCGTTGTTTATTTCAACTTCAGAGGGGACCGCGCCATTGAGATCACGCGGGCCTTCGAGGAGAAGGACTTCAAGGTCTTCGAGCGCGACCCGAACCCGCATGTGTTCTACGCCGGGATGATGGAATACGATACCGAGCTGCACATTCCCAGGAACTACCTGGTGGAACCGCCCCGCATCGAGCACACCATGAACGAATACCTGTGCGCCCGCGGGCTCCGCCTGATGGCGATCAGCGAAACCCAGAAATTCGGCCACGTGACCTATTTCTGGAACGGCAACCGTTCCGGCAAGATCGACGAGCGCCTGGAACAATACGTCGAGATCCGCTCGGATAAAGTCCCGTTCCAGGAACGGCCCTGGATGAAGGCGGCGGAAATCACCGACCGTGTGCTCAGGGGCATCCGGTCGCATCGCTACGACATGATTCGCCTCAATTTCCCAAACGGGGACATGGTGGGGCACACGGGGGTCTTTCAGTCCGCGCGCATCGCGGTCGAGGCCGTGGACTTGAGCCTGGGCCGCATCATGGCCGCCGCCAGAGAGGCCGGAGGCATCCTGGTGGTCACCGCGGATCACGGGAACGCGGAGGAAATGTACGAGACGGACAAGGCCGGAAACGTAAAACGCGGGCCGAACGGGGAACCCCGGGCGAAGACGGCCCACACGCTCAACCCCGTGTGGTTCATCGTCTACGACACGTCCGGGACAAGGACGGTCCGCTTCAACCCCGCAATCGAAAAACCGGGGCTCACCAATATCGCGGCGACTTGTTTCCAACTGTTGAACCTGGCGCCGCCGGAAATGTACGATCCGCCCCTTCTGGAGAACTGA
- a CDS encoding S1C family serine protease, translated as MRALVKNPVLILIVTLSWFAVGTGICRAMTEDEANNIQLYEQLAPGVVNITSTVLERDFFFNVAPREGSGSGVVIDGKGYILTNNHVIADAEKLEVTLANGRKYTARLVGTDPDTDVAVVKIEAPKEHLVVVPMGSSDNLRVGQKVLAIGNPFGLGQTLTSGIISSLGRSLRAGDGSLMEDVIQTDASINPGNSGGPLIDSSGRMIGINTAIFSPTGASIGIGFAIPIDTVKGVLKDLIERGYYAYPFLGATLMTLTADSAKALKLPVEAGAMLVDLATGGPAQKAGLRGGSTRAQIGNNILIVGGDIIVKVDGQPVTDANQFLRYIRKLRPGDRIKLEVVHWKGGRDTVTVTLGERSSRSRRSKS; from the coding sequence ATGCGCGCCCTTGTCAAGAACCCGGTTCTCATACTCATCGTTACCCTGTCCTGGTTCGCCGTGGGCACCGGCATCTGCCGTGCGATGACCGAGGATGAGGCGAACAACATCCAATTGTACGAACAACTCGCTCCGGGGGTCGTGAACATCACGAGCACCGTTCTCGAACGCGACTTCTTCTTCAATGTGGCGCCTCGGGAAGGCAGCGGGTCGGGCGTCGTGATCGACGGCAAGGGGTACATTCTGACCAACAACCATGTCATCGCGGATGCGGAAAAGCTCGAAGTGACGCTGGCCAACGGCAGGAAGTACACCGCCAGGCTTGTCGGCACCGATCCGGACACGGATGTCGCCGTCGTGAAGATCGAGGCGCCCAAGGAACACCTGGTCGTGGTTCCCATGGGCTCCTCGGACAACCTCAGAGTCGGGCAAAAGGTCCTTGCCATCGGAAATCCGTTCGGTCTGGGACAAACGCTCACCTCGGGCATCATCAGTTCGCTGGGTCGGAGCTTGCGCGCCGGTGACGGCAGTCTCATGGAAGACGTCATTCAGACCGACGCCTCGATCAATCCCGGCAATTCCGGCGGGCCCCTCATCGATTCCTCCGGCAGGATGATCGGGATCAATACGGCCATTTTCAGTCCCACGGGGGCCAGTATCGGGATCGGATTCGCGATTCCCATCGATACGGTCAAGGGCGTTCTCAAGGATCTGATCGAGCGGGGCTATTACGCCTATCCGTTCCTGGGGGCCACCCTGATGACGCTGACCGCGGATTCCGCAAAGGCCTTGAAGCTGCCCGTCGAAGCGGGGGCCATGCTGGTCGACCTGGCGACCGGAGGGCCGGCTCAAAAGGCCGGACTTCGAGGAGGTTCGACACGCGCCCAGATCGGCAACAACATCCTGATCGTCGGCGGCGACATCATCGTGAAGGTGGATGGACAGCCGGTGACCGATGCGAATCAATTCCTCCGGTATATCCGCAAGCTCCGTCCGGGGGATCGCATCAAGCTCGAGGTGGTTCACTGGAAGGGCGGTCGCGACACCGTGACGGTCACGCTCGGGGAGCGTTCGAGCCGGAGCCGGCGCTCCAAAAGCTGA
- a CDS encoding S1C family serine protease → MKFSANKSARFLLLAAVFFFDFLNAFVLASAYTRGELNTMDVYERVSPSVVNITTQTCDPESYFCVVPPSTGSGSGIIIGADGTIVTSYHLISRARDIEVTLADGRRLPGKVIGSAPDDDLAVLRIEPGAQPLTEIVWGDSRSLKVGEKALAIGNPFGLGQTLTVGVVSMVDRSIKTDAAVLRNVIQVSASINPGNSGGALVNSSGELIGMNTAILSPTGGSVGIGFAVPVHRIREMTPGMLYNYEKWLSWAALAVLLFLVARRLANA, encoded by the coding sequence ATGAAATTCTCGGCCAACAAATCGGCAAGATTCCTGCTTCTTGCGGCGGTTTTCTTTTTCGATTTCTTGAATGCGTTTGTCCTCGCATCCGCGTATACCCGCGGTGAGCTCAATACGATGGACGTCTACGAGAGGGTTTCGCCTTCCGTCGTGAACATCACGACTCAAACCTGCGATCCGGAATCCTATTTCTGCGTCGTGCCGCCGTCAACGGGTTCGGGATCGGGGATCATCATCGGGGCGGACGGCACGATCGTCACGAGTTATCACCTGATTTCCCGGGCCCGCGACATCGAGGTGACCCTGGCCGATGGACGCCGCCTTCCGGGAAAGGTGATCGGCTCGGCCCCCGACGACGACCTGGCCGTCCTGCGCATCGAACCGGGAGCGCAACCCTTGACGGAAATCGTATGGGGGGATTCCCGATCCCTGAAAGTCGGTGAAAAGGCGCTGGCCATCGGGAATCCCTTCGGATTGGGACAGACGCTGACCGTTGGCGTGGTGAGCATGGTCGATCGCAGCATCAAAACGGACGCCGCGGTGCTCAGGAACGTGATTCAGGTCAGCGCCTCCATCAATCCCGGCAACAGCGGCGGGGCGCTGGTGAACTCCTCCGGCGAGCTGATCGGCATGAACACGGCCATCCTGAGCCCGACCGGCGGCAGCGTGGGAATAGGGTTCGCCGTTCCCGTGCACCGCATCCGGGAAATGACACCCGGCATGCTTTACAATTACGAAAAATGGCTGAGCTGGGCGGCGCTCGCCGTCCTGCTTTTCCTGGTCGCGCGCAGATTGGCGAATGCCTAG
- a CDS encoding MlaE family ABC transporter permease: MDIPEKPESGQTRLVLDRPREDVLLVGLRGNWRIADEPIPVDAIIREFESDPRIRILAFDTGELGEWDSSLLTFLIKVIDTGVRRGLEADRTGLPEGVGRLLSLASAVPEATDARRQEAKQPFLTRVGTQAISLAAAVGQMMEFLGEAAIAFFQLVRGRARLRRVDLMTLIQDCGADALPIVSLISVLVGLILAFVGAVQLRMFGAQIYVADLVGLGMAREMGAMMTAVIMAGRTGAAFAAQLGTMQVNEEIDALQTLGVSPMEFLVLPRMLALVLMMPFLCLYADLMGILGGGIVGVGMLGLSPLEYYHETVQAVGLMDFGAGLIKGAVFGVLIALSGCLRGMQCGRSSAAVGLATTSAVVTGIVAIVVSDAILTVIYDRLGI; this comes from the coding sequence ATGGACATTCCAGAAAAACCGGAGTCCGGGCAAACCAGGCTGGTCCTTGACCGGCCCCGCGAAGACGTTCTCCTGGTCGGGTTGAGGGGCAACTGGAGAATCGCCGACGAGCCGATACCCGTCGATGCGATCATCAGGGAGTTCGAATCGGATCCGCGCATCCGCATCCTGGCATTCGACACCGGTGAGCTGGGCGAATGGGACAGCTCTTTGCTCACCTTTCTGATCAAGGTCATCGACACCGGCGTCCGACGGGGCCTGGAAGCGGACCGAACGGGTCTGCCGGAAGGAGTGGGCCGGCTGCTTTCGCTGGCATCGGCCGTGCCCGAAGCGACGGATGCGCGGCGGCAGGAGGCGAAGCAGCCTTTCCTCACCCGGGTGGGGACGCAGGCCATAAGCCTCGCCGCGGCCGTCGGCCAGATGATGGAGTTTCTCGGTGAGGCCGCGATTGCTTTCTTCCAGCTGGTGAGAGGGCGGGCGCGTTTGCGCCGCGTCGACTTGATGACCCTCATCCAGGATTGCGGCGCCGATGCCCTGCCGATCGTGTCGCTGATCAGCGTCCTTGTGGGGTTGATCCTGGCATTCGTGGGAGCCGTGCAGCTGAGGATGTTCGGCGCGCAAATCTATGTGGCCGACCTGGTGGGGCTGGGCATGGCCCGCGAGATGGGCGCCATGATGACCGCGGTCATCATGGCCGGGCGGACCGGTGCCGCCTTTGCGGCTCAACTCGGCACCATGCAGGTGAACGAAGAAATCGACGCCCTGCAAACACTTGGTGTCTCGCCCATGGAATTCTTGGTCCTGCCGCGCATGCTGGCCCTCGTCCTGATGATGCCGTTCCTGTGCCTTTACGCGGATCTCATGGGTATTCTGGGCGGCGGAATCGTGGGAGTGGGCATGCTGGGGCTTTCCCCACTCGAGTACTATCATGAAACGGTCCAGGCCGTTGGGTTGATGGATTTCGGGGCGGGTCTGATCAAGGGCGCGGTATTCGGAGTGCTCATCGCCCTCTCGGGTTGCCTCAGGGGAATGCAGTGCGGGAGGAGCTCGGCGGCGGTGGGGCTGGCCACCACGTCGGCGGTGGTCACGGGAATCGTGGCCATCGTCGTGTCGGACGCGATCCTGACGGTCATTTACGACCGGCTGGGCATCTAA
- a CDS encoding ABC transporter ATP-binding protein: MAAQAHIEVRDLTMAYGSFVLQRDLNFTVRRGDIFIIMGGSGCGKSTLLRHMVGLKAPARGQVFYDGVSFWEAEPETREDIMRRLGILYQSGALWSSMTLAENIALPLEQYTELPPDRIAEIVSLKLALVGLAGFEDFYPSEISGGMKKRAGLARAMALDPDILFFDEPSAGLDPISAKRLDDLILELRDSLGATIIVVTHELASIFAIGNNSVFLDAETRTMIAAGDPHILLADTADPKVRSFLTRGGSHGGNGRLNGETHRS, encoded by the coding sequence ATGGCGGCGCAAGCGCACATCGAGGTCCGCGATCTCACCATGGCATACGGCAGCTTCGTGCTGCAGCGCGACCTCAATTTCACCGTGCGGCGCGGCGACATTTTCATCATCATGGGGGGCAGCGGCTGCGGGAAGAGCACGTTGCTGCGCCACATGGTCGGACTGAAAGCGCCGGCCCGGGGACAGGTGTTCTACGACGGAGTGAGTTTCTGGGAGGCGGAACCCGAGACGCGCGAAGACATCATGCGGCGCCTGGGCATCCTCTACCAGAGCGGCGCGCTGTGGAGCTCCATGACCCTTGCGGAAAACATCGCCCTCCCCCTCGAGCAGTACACCGAACTGCCCCCCGACAGAATCGCGGAAATTGTGTCGCTCAAGCTCGCCCTGGTGGGGCTTGCGGGGTTCGAGGATTTCTACCCGTCGGAAATCAGCGGCGGAATGAAGAAACGGGCCGGCCTGGCCCGGGCCATGGCTCTCGATCCGGATATCCTGTTTTTCGACGAGCCTTCGGCCGGGCTCGATCCGATCAGCGCGAAAAGGCTCGATGACCTGATCCTCGAGCTGCGGGACAGTCTCGGCGCCACCATCATCGTGGTGACCCATGAACTGGCGAGTATATTCGCCATCGGCAACAATTCGGTTTTTCTCGATGCGGAGACCCGGACCATGATCGCCGCGGGGGATCCTCACATACTGCTGGCGGACACCGCGGACCCCAAGGTGCGCAGCTTTCTCACCCGCGGAGGATCGCACGGCGGGAACGGCAGACTCAATGGAGAGACACACAGGTCATGA
- a CDS encoding MlaD family protein → MSRQANPKVIGAFVIGAVALIVAGILVFGSGRLFKDTQKCILFFEGSVKGLNIGGTVDFKGVRVGTVREIKVQLDRKDLSVKIPVIVEIEPDRIAQVHGDGRKVPKEIKKGTKKILTVFVERGLRAQLKMQSFVTGQLYIDLDFYPDRPARFVAEGIGYPEIPTIPSNLEALSKTFEKLPLEEIAGKLTSAIEGIERFINSPDLKGILSSSHQAVNDVRALLHSIDSEIKPLAVNLNGAVDDARKLIRNVDDQVKPISAGIQGTTTDARKVLTSVDRKVEPLLTNLDEAVRATRGAIAQADKTLAAVEDFTGERSAVRYELIQALKELSAAARSLRVMADTLERHPEALLKGKEKQGGK, encoded by the coding sequence ATGAGCAGGCAGGCGAATCCCAAAGTCATCGGCGCCTTCGTGATCGGGGCAGTGGCCCTGATCGTCGCCGGGATCCTCGTTTTCGGTTCCGGGAGATTGTTCAAGGACACCCAGAAATGCATCCTGTTCTTCGAGGGGTCGGTGAAGGGGTTGAACATCGGGGGCACCGTCGATTTCAAAGGCGTCAGAGTGGGGACCGTCCGGGAGATCAAGGTCCAACTCGACCGGAAAGACCTCTCCGTGAAAATTCCCGTGATCGTGGAGATCGAGCCGGACAGGATCGCCCAGGTGCACGGGGATGGAAGGAAGGTCCCCAAGGAAATCAAGAAAGGGACGAAAAAGATACTCACGGTGTTCGTCGAGCGGGGATTGCGGGCTCAACTGAAGATGCAGAGTTTCGTCACCGGGCAGCTTTACATAGACCTGGACTTCTACCCGGACAGGCCGGCGCGCTTCGTGGCCGAGGGCATCGGGTATCCCGAGATCCCCACCATCCCATCGAACCTCGAGGCGCTGTCCAAGACCTTCGAGAAGCTCCCATTGGAAGAGATCGCCGGCAAGCTCACGTCCGCCATCGAGGGGATCGAGCGGTTCATCAACTCGCCGGACCTGAAGGGAATTTTGAGCTCCTCGCACCAGGCCGTGAACGACGTGAGGGCGCTGTTGCACAGCATCGACAGCGAGATCAAGCCGCTGGCCGTCAACCTGAACGGAGCGGTGGACGACGCCCGCAAGCTGATTCGCAACGTCGACGACCAGGTCAAACCCATCTCCGCCGGCATCCAGGGCACCACCACCGATGCGCGCAAGGTCCTGACCAGCGTGGACAGGAAGGTGGAGCCGCTGTTGACGAACCTGGACGAAGCGGTCCGGGCGACCCGAGGGGCGATTGCACAGGCGGACAAGACCCTGGCCGCGGTGGAGGATTTTACCGGGGAACGGTCGGCGGTGCGCTACGAGCTGATCCAGGCGCTCAAGGAGCTGAGCGCGGCGGCACGGTCGCTGCGGGTCATGGCCGACACCCTGGAACGTCACCCCGAGGCATTGCTGAAAGGCAAGGAAAAACAGGGAGGAAAATGA
- a CDS encoding PqiC family protein: MRGCGAYRRTLAVFGLFVFLLAGCAHTPQSRFYLLQSRVPPGMSGAVSPGADGAVFGIGPVKFPEYLDRPQIVTRTGLNEIQLAEYHRWAEPLKDNFARVLTENLAALLPANGVVAFPWPGSARVRYQVMVEVTRFDGIAGREARLDAQWTIVDVAANTTVTTKKTGIARPVASPGHESLVAAQNEALGEFGAEIADALKSLPE; this comes from the coding sequence ATGAGGGGTTGCGGCGCCTATCGGCGGACACTGGCTGTTTTCGGTCTTTTCGTTTTCCTCCTGGCGGGCTGTGCGCACACGCCTCAGTCCCGGTTCTATCTCCTGCAATCCCGGGTTCCGCCCGGCATGAGCGGGGCGGTGTCGCCGGGAGCGGACGGAGCGGTGTTCGGGATCGGGCCGGTCAAATTCCCCGAATATCTCGATCGTCCCCAGATCGTTACGCGCACCGGGCTCAACGAAATTCAACTCGCCGAATACCACCGCTGGGCGGAGCCGCTCAAGGACAACTTCGCCCGGGTCCTCACCGAGAACCTCGCGGCGCTCCTGCCCGCCAATGGAGTGGTTGCTTTCCCCTGGCCCGGGTCCGCCCGCGTCAGGTACCAGGTCATGGTGGAAGTGACCCGGTTCGACGGGATCGCCGGGCGGGAGGCGCGGCTCGACGCGCAGTGGACCATTGTCGACGTGGCCGCGAACACCACGGTGACGACGAAAAAGACCGGTATTGCACGGCCGGTGGCATCGCCGGGCCATGAGAGCCTGGTAGCCGCGCAGAACGAGGCGCTCGGCGAATTCGGCGCCGAAATCGCCGACGCTTTGAAATCCCTTCCCGAGTGA
- a CDS encoding peptidase MA family metallohydrolase → MILLGAWKGLCVQVVRLAKRHLPVLLLLLSLLPVPCGSTAEVPELARSDGISVYGDPVLANLAAQIVQMYPRAKGDLEEIFGWEFRSRPDVLLIADRETFERMSGSRHFSAFAVPKARLVAINLPSVRTGTYLLYETFKHELCHLLLHDRIGEERLPKWLDEGVCQWVSGSLGELLIAGGTGATAADVASNPVPLARIARDFPDDQRSLMVAYETSRSFVEYISGRFGREGLLAVLNRLAAGDDPDRAFSAALSVPLAALEEDWRSGLRGGDIWLAWLGRYFYEVLFFIMALLAVAGGIRLAIRRRRYGEDEEEEDRWSGKDG, encoded by the coding sequence ATGATACTCCTAGGAGCCTGGAAAGGGCTATGCGTGCAGGTTGTGAGGCTCGCAAAACGGCATCTGCCGGTACTCCTGCTGCTGCTTTCACTCCTGCCGGTCCCGTGCGGGAGCACGGCGGAGGTGCCGGAACTGGCCCGCTCCGACGGTATCTCGGTCTACGGGGACCCGGTCCTGGCGAATCTCGCCGCGCAGATCGTTCAAATGTACCCCCGGGCGAAGGGCGACCTCGAAGAGATCTTCGGCTGGGAGTTTCGGTCGAGGCCCGACGTGTTGCTGATCGCGGACCGGGAGACATTCGAGCGCATGAGCGGCAGCCGGCATTTCTCCGCGTTCGCCGTGCCGAAGGCCCGCCTCGTGGCGATCAACCTTCCCTCGGTGAGGACGGGGACCTACCTGCTGTATGAAACGTTCAAGCATGAGCTCTGTCACCTGCTGCTGCACGATCGCATCGGCGAGGAGCGACTCCCGAAATGGCTGGACGAAGGGGTTTGCCAGTGGGTGAGCGGGAGCCTGGGCGAGCTGCTGATCGCCGGGGGAACCGGGGCGACGGCGGCCGACGTAGCGAGCAACCCGGTTCCATTGGCCCGCATTGCCCGCGACTTCCCCGACGACCAGCGGTCCCTGATGGTGGCCTATGAGACCAGCCGGAGCTTTGTGGAGTACATCTCGGGCCGGTTCGGCCGGGAGGGCCTGCTGGCGGTCCTGAACCGCCTTGCCGCCGGCGACGACCCGGATCGTGCGTTCAGCGCCGCGCTGTCGGTGCCGCTTGCCGCACTGGAGGAGGACTGGCGGTCCGGCCTCAGGGGCGGCGACATCTGGCTGGCCTGGCTCGGCCGGTATTTCTACGAGGTGCTCTTCTTCATCATGGCTTTGCTTGCGGTGGCAGGCGGAATCCGGCTGGCGATCCGGCGCAGGCGCTACGGGGAAGACGAGGAGGAAGAAGACCGCTGGAGCGGGAAAGATGGATAG